Proteins from a genomic interval of Chionomys nivalis chromosome 7, mChiNiv1.1, whole genome shotgun sequence:
- the Mrpl12 gene encoding 39S ribosomal protein L12, mitochondrial — protein sequence MATFRGPAGGAWRGRLGLGDLGHRQQVPGVCAARQLRSSSHRRSEALAGAPLDNAPKEYPPKIQQLVQDIASLTLLEISDLNELLKKTLKIQDVGLMPMGGMTPGAVPAAAAAAPEVAEAEDTPKQKERTHFTVRLTEAKPVDKVKLIKEIKNYVQGINLVQAKKLVESLPQEIKANVAKAEAEKIKAALEAVGGTVVLE from the exons ATGGCCACCTTCCGCGGCCCTGCTGGTGGGGCGTGGAGAGGACGGCTCGGCCTGGGCGACCTTGGACACAG GCAACAGGTCCCCGGCGTCTGCGCAGCGCGACAATTGAGGAGCAGCAGCCACAGAAGGAGTGAAGCCCTCGCGGGGGCCCCTCTGGATAATGCTCCCAAGGAATACCCTCCCAAGATCCAGCAACTGGTCCAAGACATCGCCAGCCTCACGCTCCTGGAGATCTCAGACCTCAATGAGCTCCTGAAG AAAACGTTGAAGATCCAGGATGTTGGCCTCATGCCAATGGGTGGCATGACGCCTGGTGCCGTCCCtgccgcagcagcagcagcccctgAG gtggctgaggcagaagaCACCCCCAAACAGAAAGAACGAACACACTTTACCGTCCGCCTGACAGAAGCAAAGCCCGTGGACAAAGTGAAACTCATCAAGGAGATCAAGAATTATGTCCAGGGCATAAACCTTGTGCAG GCCAAGAAGCTAGTGGAGTCCCTGCCCCAGGAAATCAAAGCAAACGTGGCCAAAGCCGAGGCTGAGAAGATCAAGGCAGCCTTGGAAGCCGTGGGAGGCACAGTAGTTCTGGAGTGA